The segment CCGCTGGACTGGTTAACAGTCTGTTAACGCAAAGTTACCTCACAATGGTGACCGGACACGGTGCGTGGTTGGCGACCGCGTGGCTGACACTGCCCAGTATCGCTTTCCTGATACCTGAGCGGCCGTGGGAGCCGATGACAACCAGGTCGACATAGTTTTCGGTAGCGAAACGGGAGATCTCTTCCGCTGCCTGACCCCAGGTGGTGGCCAGCTCTGGCGCCGCATTCAGTTTGCCCAGTGCTTTTACCGTATCGGGCAGCTCTTTCTCACGAACTCTTTTTTCGAGCATATTGCGGACTTCCTCCACCGACATGGTTCCCTGCGGAGGGCCCGCCGGAAAGCCGCTTGCTCCCCAGGCACTGGCGACGAGCAGATCGTCGCTCTGCACCAACAACAGACTGACACGGGCGTCCAGTGAACGCGCCAGGTCACCGGCGAACGAGGCCGCTTTGAGGGCCCCCTCTGAGCCATCGGTGGGTACCAGAATGTGTTTAATGGTCGACATAAAGATTGCACTTCAACCAAAAAGATCAAAAGATTCAAAGCTACCATTTAAGAAATCTTCTGGCGCCTGATGACCAAGCCAGCCTTCTATCATGGTCTGATAGACGCGACGGAAATCGGTGGTGTGTGCGAGATTGTCGCCCTCGGTCAGCGCGGTGAGGCTCGGTAATTCGCCATAGTGACCGCCTTTCACCGGTTTGCCGACCACAAACATGTTGTTGGCAGCGCCGTGGTCGGTGCCCAGGCTGACATTCTCGGGCACTCGGCGGCCGAACTCGGAAAAAACCATCAGCGTGACATCGTCGGCCCGGCCGATACGCTCCAGGTCCTGGATGAAGGCGGCAATGGCATCCGAAGTGTAAGTGAGCAATCGCTGATGCAGGGCGTTCTGAAAGACGTGCGTATCAAAGGCGTTGTTGCGATAGGACACGTAGTAAAGCCTGGTAGGCATGCCTGCATCAATCAGCGAGACCACTTTCGGCAGGTCCAGCCCGTTGATACCGTAGTCCACCGGAGAGCGGTAGTTTGACCACGCCTGGCGTACCAGGGCCGAAGCATCATTGGCGCTGCGTGCGATGTCCAGCAGGAATCGTCGTGACGGGTTGTCGATATTGCCGCTGTCGCGAACCATGGCGAGCGTGTCTTGTTCTTCGAAAAAAGCATCCCGCATGAAACTTTCCGGTTGATCGAAGACGACGGGTACGTGGTGTTCACTGCGGACAGCCAGGGATTGTCTTGCGGCCACATTGACCAGGTAGTTGGGGGGTGCGTCCGGTGCCATGGAGTCAGCCAGTCGTCCTACCCAGCCGTATTCCTCGCCGCTGTTCGGGGCCGCTGTGTGCCAGTATGCCATTGAGGTGAAGTGGGAATAAGAGGGGTTGTCATAACCACAGCCGTGGATGATCGCCAGGTCTCCTTCTTTATAGAGGCGTTCGAAGCCGGCCATGCCCGGATTCAGGCCGAAATGATCGTCGAGAAGCCGCAGGTTCTGTTTTGCCAGGCCAATGTTCGGCCGCTGGCGGTAATAGGCATCGTCACCGTAAGGCACCACGGTATTCAGCCCATCGTTGCCACCCGACAACTCCAGGATCACCAGAATTCTATCATTACGAGGTGCGGCCGCTGCAGCCTCCGCCGCCCTGCCCAGGACTGAGGGCGCCAGAATGTTGCCACTCAGGCCGGCTACACTGAGCCCGGCCAGGCCTTTCTTGAGCAGGTCACGCCGTTTGATTGCCTGATTAAGCAGGTTTCGACTTGTCATACCTCTCTCCCTTTGTTTACCCAATCATTGCATAAATTGTTGGCCCGGGACCGCTGCGCTGTTTCCATAGCAGCCTTTCCAGCGCCGTACTCAATTTTTCTCGATATCACGCAGCGTGGCTGCGCTCAACCCATAAAATTCTCCGTACGACACTGGCATTGCCACTCTG is part of the Gammaproteobacteria bacterium genome and harbors:
- a CDS encoding DUF1501 domain-containing protein, translated to MTSRNLLNQAIKRRDLLKKGLAGLSVAGLSGNILAPSVLGRAAEAAAAAPRNDRILVILELSGGNDGLNTVVPYGDDAYYRQRPNIGLAKQNLRLLDDHFGLNPGMAGFERLYKEGDLAIIHGCGYDNPSYSHFTSMAYWHTAAPNSGEEYGWVGRLADSMAPDAPPNYLVNVAARQSLAVRSEHHVPVVFDQPESFMRDAFFEEQDTLAMVRDSGNIDNPSRRFLLDIARSANDASALVRQAWSNYRSPVDYGINGLDLPKVVSLIDAGMPTRLYYVSYRNNAFDTHVFQNALHQRLLTYTSDAIAAFIQDLERIGRADDVTLMVFSEFGRRVPENVSLGTDHGAANNMFVVGKPVKGGHYGELPSLTALTEGDNLAHTTDFRRVYQTMIEGWLGHQAPEDFLNGSFESFDLFG
- a CDS encoding universal stress protein → MSTIKHILVPTDGSEGALKAASFAGDLARSLDARVSLLLVQSDDLLVASAWGASGFPAGPPQGTMSVEEVRNMLEKRVREKELPDTVKALGKLNAAPELATTWGQAAEEISRFATENYVDLVVIGSHGRSGIRKAILGSVSHAVANHAPCPVTIVR